A portion of the Bombina bombina isolate aBomBom1 chromosome 11, aBomBom1.pri, whole genome shotgun sequence genome contains these proteins:
- the LOC128642216 gene encoding histone H3.3A, with translation MARTKQTARKSTGGKAPRKQLATKAARKSAPSTGGVKKPHRYRPGTVALREIRRYQKSTELLIRKLPFQRLVREIAQDFKTDLRFQSAAIGALQEASEAYLVGLFEDTNLCAIHAKRVTIMPKDIQLARRIRGERA, from the exons ATGGCTCGTACAAAGCAAACTGCCCGTAAATCTACTGGTGGAAAGGCTCCAAGGAAACAACTGGCCACCAAAGCTGCCAGGAAAAGCGCCCCTTCAACAGGGGGTGTCAAGAAGCCTCACAGATACAG GCCAGGTACTGTTGCCTTGAGAGAAATCAGAAGATACCAAAAGTCTACTGAGCTTTTGATCCGCAAGCTCCCTTTTCAGCGTCTCGTGAGAGAAATTGCCCAAGATTTCAAAACTGACCTGAGGTTCCAGAGTGCAGCTATTGGTGCTCTTCAG GAAGCAAGTGAGGCATATCTGGTTGGCCTATTTGAAGACACCAATCTGTGTGCAATTCATGCTAAAAGAGTAACCATAATGCCCAAGGATATCCAGCTAGCCAGAAGAATCCGTGGGGAACgtgcttaa